The following nucleotide sequence is from Sphingomonas panacisoli.
ACGGACAGGAACCCGACCCCGCGGAATTCACGCAGATATTTGTCGATACCAACTTCCCGAACAATTGACATGATATCATGATATGATATCAGTGTATCATGCGATTCTTGGCCGACATTCCCGATGACGACGTGCAGTGGCTCGACGCAGTTGCGCGCACTGAGGGCAAGTCACGCGCAGCCGTCGTTCGCGACGCCGTTACGGCGTTCCGGCATCGCGATGAAAAGGCCGGGATGGAAAAGTATTTCGGCTTGTGGGAGCGCCATGGTTCGGCCGTCGATGGGCTCGACTACGAGCGCAGGTTGCGCGACGAGTGGCCATCGGTGGATGATCTCGACGGCAAGAAGCGGCCCGACGCCGCGTGAGCGAGCGCTTCTTCGACACCAATATCGTCATCGACGTCTTGCATAATCGACCGATGGCCTGGGCCGAGTTGCGATTGGCGACGCGGCCGTGGATCAGCCGGATGACGTGGATAGAAGTGATGTCGGGCGTTCCCGATACCGCCGCGCCTGAAACCGAAGAATTCTTGCGGCTGTTCGCGATCGCCGAGATCGACGAAGAAGTAGCGCGTCGTGCAGCCGCAATCCGCCATCAGCGCCGATCGTTGAAGTCGCCCGACGCGATCATACTTGCTTCTGCGCAAATGGGGGGTCGCATCCTCGTCACGCGTAACACCAAGGACTTTCCGGCAAGCATGCCCGGCATTCGTATCCCCTACAAGATTTGAAGAAAGCTCCCTAACCATGTGCGGAATCATCGGAATTGTCGGAAAGGATCAGGTCGCCGATCGGCTGGTCGAGGGGCTGCGGCGGATGGAGTATCGCGGATACGATTCCGCCGGCGTCTGCACGGTTCAGGACGGCCAACTGATCCGTCGTCGGGCGGAGGGGAAGCTCGCGAACCTGGTCGCGGTGCTCGCGACCGATCCGGCGCCCGGCCATACCGGGATCGCGCACACGCGCTGGGCGACGCACGGCGCGCCGACCACATCGAACGCGCATCCGCACGCGACGGGCGAAGTGGCGCTCGTTCACAACGGCATCATCGAGAATTTCAAGCCGCTCCGCGAAGCGCTGATCGCGCGCGGCCGCACCTTCCAGAGCGAGACCGACACCGAGGTCGTCGCGCATCTGGTCAGCGAGCATGTCGAGGCGGGGAAATCGCCCGAAGAGGCAGTCAAGGCTGTCCTGCCCGAATTGCGCGGCGCCTTCGCGCTGGCGATCGCGTTTCGCCAGCATGACGACATGCTGATCGGCGCGCGGCTCGGTTCGCCGCTGGTGGTCGGTTATGGCGAGGGCGAAACGTATCTCGGTTCCGACGCGCTGGCGCTCGCGGGCCTCACGCAGAACATCGCCTATCTGGAGGAGGGCGACTGGGTCGTCGTCCGCCGCGACGGCGCGCAGATCTACGACGTCGACAACAATCCGGTGACTCGCGACATCACGCGTTCCGGCGCGACCTCGGCGATGATCGAGAAGGGCAATTATCGCCACTTCATGCAGAAGGAGATTTTCGAGCAGCCGATCGTCGTTGCCCAGACGCTGCGGTCGTATCTGCGCGGGGTCGAGCGGACCGTGGGCCTGCCGCAGATGGATTTCGATCTGTCGGCGGTGAAGCGCGTCACGATCGTCGCGTGCGGCACGAGTTTCTATGCCGGGATGGTCGCCAAATACTGGTTCGAGCAGTTCGCGCGCGTGCCGGTCGATATCGACGTCGCGAGCGAGTTTCGTTATCGCGATCCGGTGCTGGAAGACGGCGGCTTGGCGCTCTTCATCAGCCAGTCGGGCGAAACCGCGGACACGCTCGCCGCGCTGCGCCACGCCAAGAAGGCCGGCCAGAAGATCGCGGTGGTGGTCAATGTGCCGACCAGCACGATGGCGCGCGAAGCCGATCTGCTGCTGCCGACGCATGCCGGGCCGGAGATCGGCGTCGCCTCGACCAAGGCGTTTTCGTGCCAGCTCGCCGTCCTCGCCGCGCTCGCCGCGCACCTCGCGGTGGTGAAGGGTCGCCTGACCCGCGCTGAGGAAGAGGAGATCGTCGAGCATCTGACGCAGGCGCCGGCCGCGCTCAACGCCGCGCTCGACCATGACGAGGAAATCGCCGCGATGGCGCCGCTGATCGCGCCGGCGCGCGACGTGCTCTATCTGGGCCGCGGACCGGACTATCCGCTGGCGCTCGAAGGTGCACTGAAACTCAAGGAAATCAGCTACATCCACGCCGAAGGTTATGCGGCGGGTGAAATGAAGCACGGCCCGATCGCGCTGATCGACGAGAATGTGCCGGTGATCGTCATCGCGCCGTCGGGACCGTTGTTTGAGAAGACCGTGAGCAACATGCAGGAGACACAGGCCCGCGGCGGCAAGATCGTGCTGATCTCCGATGCCGAGGGGCTGGCCGAGGCGGGCGACAACTGCCTCGCGACGATCGAGATGCCCAAGGTCCATCCGTTGATCGCGCCGTTGGTCTATGCGGTGCCTGTGCAGTTGTTGGCCTATCACGTCGCGGTGGCGAAGGGGACGGACGTCGATCAGCCGCGCAACCTGGCGAAATCGGTGACCGTCGAGTGATCCTCGACCGGGGAGGTTGGGGGCTAGCGTCGCTTACTGACACCGTGGTAAGTAACCGCATGGCCTATGCGCACACGCTCGAAGCGAATCCCCATTGGGTGCCCCACGCGGCGCGCCAGTCGCTGACCCACATCCCGGGTAATTTCGGCCTGCCGTTGTTCGGCAACACGCTGAAACTGCTGCGCGATCCGGTGAAGTTCGGGAACGCGATGGTCGGGCGCTACGGCACGGTCTACCGCAACCACGCATTCGGCGAGCCCAATGTCGCTTTGCTCGGCCCGGAGGCGAACGAACTGATCCTGTTCGATCGCGACCGGTTGTTCTCGTCGGAGCAGGGCTGGGGCCCGATGCTCAACCTGCTGTTCCCGCGCGGGCTGATGCTGATGGATTTTGATCACCATCGCGCCGACCGCAAGATCCTGTCGGTGGCGTTCAAGCCCGAGCCGATGCGGCACTACGCGACGCAACTCGATGCCGGGATCAAGCGCCACATCACCGACTGGAGCGGGCGCGAGATGCGCTTCTATCCCGCGATCAAGAAGCTGACGCTCGATCTGGCGGCGACCAGCTTTCTTGGTGTCGAATTGGGCGACGAGGCCGATCGCATCAACCAGGCGTTCGTCGATGAAGTACAGGCATCGATCTCGCCGATTCGCGTGCCGTTGCCGGGGACGATGATGCGCAAGGGTGTGCAGGCGCGCGCCTATCTGATCGACTGGTTCAAGCGCGAAATCCCGGCGCGGCGGCATGGCGCCAGACTAGGCAATGGTGAGGATTTCTTCTCGCAATTCTGCCGCGCGACCGACGATGCCGGCCAGCCGCTGTCCGACGATGCGATCGCCGATCACATGAATTTCCTGATGATGGCGGCGCACGATACTATCACCTCGTCGATGACCACGCTCGTCATGCTGCTGGCGCGCAATCCCGATTGGCAGGAGCGGCTGCGCGAGGAGATCATGGGGCTCGATCCCGCGGTGCCGCTGACCGACCAGCTCGATCGGCTCGTGCTGACCGATTACGCCTTCAAGGAAGCGCTCAGGATGATGCCGCCGGTGCCGTCCTTGCCACGCCGGGCACTGCGCGACTTCGAATTCGGCGG
It contains:
- a CDS encoding type II toxin-antitoxin system VapC family toxin, with amino-acid sequence MSERFFDTNIVIDVLHNRPMAWAELRLATRPWISRMTWIEVMSGVPDTAAPETEEFLRLFAIAEIDEEVARRAAAIRHQRRSLKSPDAIILASAQMGGRILVTRNTKDFPASMPGIRIPYKI
- a CDS encoding cytochrome P450, with product MAYAHTLEANPHWVPHAARQSLTHIPGNFGLPLFGNTLKLLRDPVKFGNAMVGRYGTVYRNHAFGEPNVALLGPEANELILFDRDRLFSSEQGWGPMLNLLFPRGLMLMDFDHHRADRKILSVAFKPEPMRHYATQLDAGIKRHITDWSGREMRFYPAIKKLTLDLAATSFLGVELGDEADRINQAFVDEVQASISPIRVPLPGTMMRKGVQARAYLIDWFKREIPARRHGARLGNGEDFFSQFCRATDDAGQPLSDDAIADHMNFLMMAAHDTITSSMTTLVMLLARNPDWQERLREEIMGLDPAVPLTDQLDRLVLTDYAFKEALRMMPPVPSLPRRALRDFEFGGYTIPAGTSVGVGIAWTHRMPDIWPEPDKFDPLRFTPEASKGRHRFAWVPFGGGAHMCIGLHFAVMQMKLLMANLLSRYRIEADPSAGDKWQVFPIPRPKDGLPVRIVPIV
- a CDS encoding CopG family transcriptional regulator, with product MRFLADIPDDDVQWLDAVARTEGKSRAAVVRDAVTAFRHRDEKAGMEKYFGLWERHGSAVDGLDYERRLRDEWPSVDDLDGKKRPDAA
- the glmS gene encoding glutamine--fructose-6-phosphate transaminase (isomerizing), which translates into the protein MCGIIGIVGKDQVADRLVEGLRRMEYRGYDSAGVCTVQDGQLIRRRAEGKLANLVAVLATDPAPGHTGIAHTRWATHGAPTTSNAHPHATGEVALVHNGIIENFKPLREALIARGRTFQSETDTEVVAHLVSEHVEAGKSPEEAVKAVLPELRGAFALAIAFRQHDDMLIGARLGSPLVVGYGEGETYLGSDALALAGLTQNIAYLEEGDWVVVRRDGAQIYDVDNNPVTRDITRSGATSAMIEKGNYRHFMQKEIFEQPIVVAQTLRSYLRGVERTVGLPQMDFDLSAVKRVTIVACGTSFYAGMVAKYWFEQFARVPVDIDVASEFRYRDPVLEDGGLALFISQSGETADTLAALRHAKKAGQKIAVVVNVPTSTMAREADLLLPTHAGPEIGVASTKAFSCQLAVLAALAAHLAVVKGRLTRAEEEEIVEHLTQAPAALNAALDHDEEIAAMAPLIAPARDVLYLGRGPDYPLALEGALKLKEISYIHAEGYAAGEMKHGPIALIDENVPVIVIAPSGPLFEKTVSNMQETQARGGKIVLISDAEGLAEAGDNCLATIEMPKVHPLIAPLVYAVPVQLLAYHVAVAKGTDVDQPRNLAKSVTVE